The Dokdonia donghaensis DSW-1 DNA window GGTATCATTTTTGGCTTCATATTAGTTTTTGATGCCTTACCACAATCATTACAATTTACGACAGGATCTTATGCTGCCTTACTCTGGACAAACGTCTGGGGCATCACAGCCTGCACCATATTATACCTCATACCACGATGGATAAAAAGATAAAAAACATAGGCAATCTCACTGGCAAAGTACTCCTTTATGGCGGTGTGTATAGCAATCTACAAGCGCTAGAGAAACTAAAATCCATAGCAGAGGAACAAGGAATTGCTCCAGAAAATTGCATTTGCACCGGAGACATTGTGGGATATTGTGCGCAACCAGAAGAAACCGTACAACTCTATAAAATATGGGGAACACACGGTATCGCTGGTAATGTAGAAAAGCAATTGAGTGAGGGCGCAGAAGATTGCGGTTGCGATTTTAGAGAAGGATCGCGCTGTGATGGTTTTAGCCAGCTGTGGTATCCCTATGCACAAAGCAAACTCTCTAAGAATTCGCTAGACACCATCGAGGCGCTTCCAGACCATATTACATTTACCTACGCTGGTAAAAAGGTGACGGTTGTACACGGCTCATATAGTCATATTTCTGAATTTATATTTAAATCTACGCCTTGGGAAATAAAAGGTTCAAATTTTGATACAACCCAAAGTAATGTGATTATTGCGGGACATTGCGGCTTGCCTTTTCATACGGAGCAAGAAGATAAACTCTGGCTCAACCCTGGCGTGATAGGGATGCCAGCAAATGATGGCTCTACCGAAGTCTGGTATGCCATTCTAGATGACACATCTGGCAATCTTAGCTATGAACATCATACCTTTGCATATAATTACAAGCTTACGAGCCAGTTAATGCAAAACGGCTTACTGCCAGAAGAGTATGCACGTACCATCGTAACCGGCATCTGGGACAACACAGAAATACTGCCACCTGTAGAGAGTGGATTGCAAGGATTTGGCATTAAATTATAAAGACTTATTATCAAAAAAATCACATACATACTCATCTTGTTTATCAGCGCTATAAGTGTTGGGCAATCAGATATGGACTTGTTATTAAAACAGTACAACACACGCTCTGTTCCTTATATTTCTGTGCAAGAACTCAAGATGGAAATGAATGATTACTTGATTCTTGACACTCGTAAAAAGGAAGAATTTGAGGTAAGCCATATCCCTGGAGCGGTGTGGGTTTCTGAGAAGGTGAATGATAGTATTTACGCTTTCGCGAAAGCAAAAAAAGATCAACCCATCGTCGTTTATTGCTCAGTAGGGATACGCTCTGAAGATTTTGGCGAGCGACTAAAGAAGAAAGGATTTACAAACGTCAAAAATCTTTACGGAAGCATATTTGCCTGGAAAGATAAAGGCTACAAAATTCAAAACAAGAACAAACAACCAACCGACTCTGTTCACGTATTTTCCAAAGTTTGGGGGAAGTATTTAAAAACAGGACATAAAGTTTACTAAATGAATAAATATATACCACTCATTTTTATAGGACTCACCATAGGAGGATTTGCTTTACTGGCTTATCATCTTACTAACGAGACATCCACTTGGAAAGACTATCTCTCCAGTAGTCTCATTATTATTGCAAATATTGGGATGTTTATAGCCATTAAAAAAAGTGACCAGTGGACAAAAAAAGATGATGAGTAATGACTAGAAAGAAAATCATACTCATATTTATCATACTCCTTATCCTATTACTCGTACTTACTGTAAGCAAGCTAAATTTTGAGAACCTAAGTTGGTCTATTAATGCGAGTATATACCAGCAGCTCATCACGATGGCGCTTATGTTTTTGTACCTCGTATATAATTATAGAAAGCAATAATGAAAAAAAACATAGTACTCATATTCACCAGAAATCCAGAACTAGGCAAAGTAAAAAGCAGACTAGCCAAAGGTGTAGGTCAAGAAAACGCTCTTGAGATTTACAAAAAGCTCTTATCACATACTAAGGACGTCGTTGCAACTTTAAACTGCACAAAACGCGTAGGCTACTCTGTAAAGGTGCGAGATAATGATATGTGGGATAATGCTATTTTTGAAAAATTCCAGCAAGAAGGTGAAGATCTAGGAGTGCGTATGTATAATGCATTTGAAAAGGCCTTTGCAGATGGGTATGACAATGTACTCATTGTAGGCAGTGACCTCTATGACTTGCGTGCTTCTCACATAAATGAGGCTTTTGACGCGCTACACTCTATTGATGCAGTAATAGGCCCAGCCCAAGATGGTGGTTATTATTTATTGGGGATGAACAAGCTTGTAAAAGACGTATTTTACAACAAAGAATGGGGTGGCGATACGGTCTTTGTAAGTACTATGAATGATCTAGCAACAGCAAAAGTTCATCAACTTGAAACCCTTAATGACATTGACTTTGCAGAAGATTTAAAACCATATACTGAGTTTGCTCAGTATTTACAATAACAAGAAAATTTAATACGTTTAAAAAAAACATATTATGGAAAAATACATCATAGAAACAGCAGATTATTTAAAAAGCAAAGGCTTTGAAAATCCTGAAGTAGGTATCATTTTAGGTACTGGCCTTGGGCAACTCATTGATCGTGTTGAGATAGAACACACCGCGAGCTATAATCATATCCCTAATTTTCCAACGGCAACGGTAGAGTTCCATACAGGTAAATTAATTTACGGAACCCTCGAAGGTAAAAAAGTAATTGTGATGCAAGGTCGTTTTCACGTGTATGAAGGCTACTCACTTACAGATGTAACCTACCCAGTGCGTGTGATGCACGCTTTAGGTATCAAGCACCTATTAGTATCTAATGCTTCTGGAGCGATTAACCTTGATTTCAAAAAAGGAGAATTAATGCTCATAGATGATCACATTAATCTACAAGGAGGATCGCCGCTAGCTTTTAAAGGAGTAGAAAAAATGGGAGAGCGTTTTGTAGATATGAGCGCACCTTATGATGCTGCTATGAACAATACACTACGCACTATTGCAAAAGATAATGGTATAAACCTACACGAGGGTGTATATGCCTCTGTGGTAGGCCCGCAGCTAGAAACCCGTGCAGAATATCGTTTCTTAAGAACGATAGGGGCAGATGCTGTGGGGATGAGTACCGTACCAGAAATTATCGTAGCAAATCACTTAAAACTTCCAGTGGTGGCCGTATCTGTTCTTACAGATGAGTGTGACCCAGACAACCTCAAGCCGGTAGATATTCCAGAAATAATTGCAATGGCTGGTAAGGCAGAGCCAGAGATGATCACGCTCTTTACGGGATTGATTAAATCTTTGTAAAGTACGCTTTCGCGAAAGCGGAATCTAAACCATAAGATATCATCATTACATACAAACTACTACCCTTTAAAACAACAAGTTATGAGTTACCTTAATGCTACAAATGATCTTTATAAGGAAGCAGCGCTTACACCAGATGTGGGGCTGTGTTGTACAACAAATCCTATTTGGGAATTACCTGGATTAAAGATTCCAAAGATTATGCAAGAGATGAACTACGGTTGCGGAAGCACTGTAAACGCGCGTGATCTTACTAATGAGCCTAAAATGCTCTACGTGGGTGTAGGTGGTGGTATGGAGCTTTTACAGTTTGCATATTTTAACCGTAATAAAGGTGGTGTAGTAGGTGTAGATGTGGTGGATGAAATGCTAGAAGCATCTCGCAAAAACTTTATAGAAGCAGAAAAATTAAACCCTTGGTTTAAAAGTGAGTTTGTAGATCTTCAAAAAGGAGATGCTCTTAATCTTAATGTGGCAGACAACTCCATAGACGTAGCAGCACAAAACTGCCTCTTTAACATATTTAAGGCCGAAGATTTAAAACGAGCCATTGCAGAGATGTATCGCGTGCTAAAACCTCACGGCAAGCTTGTGATGAGTGACCCTACTTGTGAGCAAGAAATGAATGAGGAGTTGCGCAATGATGACCGTTTACGAGCACTTTGTCTTTCTGGAAGTTTACCCATAGCCGAGTATGTAAAAGCTCTTACAGATGCTGGTTTTGGAACTATTGAGATAAGAGCTCGTAAGCCCTACAGAATACTCAACCCTGGAGCATATCCTACAGATGAGCTCATATACATTGAGTCTATTGAGGTGGCAGCCATAAAAGACCCTATGCCAGCAGATGGACCTTGTATTTTTACAGGTAAAGCTGCTATTTATTATGGAGAAGAAGACTTTTTTGATGATAAAAAAGGCCACATCCTTCTTAAAAATCAGCCGCTGGCTATTTGTGATAAAACAGCAGGAGCACTTGCCGCTTTAGGGCGCAATGACATTTTTATAAGCGAGTCTACCTATCACTATGATGGGGGTGGATGTTGTTAAGACTTGTTAGTAATTTATACCGACCACGACTTAAGAGTCAAAGTCACACAAAAAGCGTTTCTTTATAAGAAGCGCTTTTTTATGAAACTCATAGATATGAAAACTTTTATTTACATCTCTTTACTTGGACTTGCTTGTGCTTGTAGCACCACTAAGACTATAACTGCACCACCTGAAGTCACTAATGCAGAAACACCTGTTGTCATAAAGAAAGATAGTGTCCCTATAGAAACAGCTCCCATTATAACTGTTACAGAAGATATAACCACAGTAAATGCTCAAGCAGTGGAGATGATTACAGAACCAGAAGAAGTTGATATACCTAACCCTATAATTACAGAAACTGTTAATCACGATAGCTTTAATGACTTACTTAAGGCATATGTATCACCAACTGGAAATGTAGATTATAATGGCTTTAAATCAAACTGGGGAAAACTACGCAACTACATTAAACTACTAGGAGAACAAACACCTACAGATGCGTGGTCTCAAGAAGAAAAGCTCGCCTACTGGATGAACGCATACAATGCAATGACTATAGATCTCATCTTACGTCACTATCCGCTAGAAAGCATAAAGGATATTAAAAATCCGTGGGATCAACGATTCTGGAAACTTGAAGATAGCTGGTATAACCTCAACCAGATAGAACACAATATTTTAAGAAAAATGGGCGATGCAAGAATTCACTTTGGGATAAACTGCGCTTCATTTTCTTGCCCGCCATTGCTTAATGAGGCTTTTACAGCGGCAAGTGTAGACGACCAGCTTGATAAGCTAGCTCGTAATTTTATAAATGACAGCTCTCGTAACACGATTACAACGGAAAGAGTCGAGGTGTCTAAAATTTTCAGCTGGTTTGCAAAAGATTTTAAAACAGAGGGTAGCCTTATAGATTATCTAAATAAATATGCTACAACTCCTATTTCACCTTCGGCGAAGGTGAGATATAAAACATATGACTGGACGCTCAATAAGTAGTAAAGTTTTCTTAATTACTCGCTTATCTATTTTGAAAAAGCGATATTAAGTTTTCACGAAAGTGTAAAACAATAAAATAATAGTTATGAAAATATACACACGCATTTTATCACTAATAGCCATAGCCATCTCTTTACAAAGCTGCGCGTTGCTCTCTGCTGGAGGGATTACAAGTCAAGGGCAACCTACCAAGGAAGTAACACAACCACTTACATCTACTACGGCAAACTCTGCTGTAAATGTAGATCACTCGCAATGGGACTCATTGCTCAAAAAGTATGTAAACGAAAAGGGGCTTGTAGACTATGATGCATTTCAAAAAGACAGACCGCTACTTAACGGCTACTTAGATCAACTCGCAAATCTTGACCCATCAAACAAGTGGAGTGAACAAGAGTTACTTGCTTATTATATTAATCTTTATAACGCAGTCACTGTAGAGCTCATACTTGATAACCCAGAGGTAAAAAGTATAAAAGATATAGATGCCCCGTGGACTAAAGGACGTGCAAGGGTAGATGGGCGCTTGCTCTCTCTAGGTGGTATTGAAAATGGCGTGCTACGCAAGATGAATGAGCCTAGAATACATTTTGCCATAAACTGTGCATCTATCTCTTGCCCACCACTACTGCGTGAGGCATACACTGCTGGTAAAATCAATGAGCAACTTGACAAAGCAACTAAGCAGTTTATAAATAGTTCAAAAAATGATATTAGTGCAAATACGGCAGCGCTTTCTTCTATTTTTAAATTTTATACAGAAGACTTTTATAGAGGATCTAATAAAAGCTTACTACCCTATATAAATAAATATGCAAATACTCAGGTTGCGCCTGGTACACCTGTCACGTTTAAGGAATATGATTGGGGCTTAAATAAGCAATAAAGTAAAACTGATTGAGGTGTTTTTGCGTACATTTAAAATAAGAAAAATCTTTAATGAATTCTATATCTGTAGTTATCCCAGTTCTTAATGAGTCTGAGACCATATGTGCATTGCTCACTCACCTAGAAAACAAGGCATCTTCTCAAAATTATATACACGAAATCATCGTTGTAGATGGTGGCAGTAGTGATGACACTGTTACTCAAGTTACTCAATATTCAGCGCTTAGTAAAACGGTATCTATTATTACGTCTCATAAAGGTCGAGCACGACAGATGAATACAGGAGCCATACAAGCTACAGGTGACATACTTTACTTTTTACACGCAGACTCATACCCACCTCAAAATTATGATGCACTCATTGTAAAAGTGGTATCACAGGGAAATCCTGCGGGATGTTTTAAAATGAAATTTGATTCTAATCACTGGTGGCTGCGACTAGCTGGCTGGCTTACTAAGTTTAAGTGGCGAGCGTGCCGTGGTGGTGACCAAAGCCAGTTTATTACCAAAAGTCTTTTTGAAGAACTGGGCCGCTTTGATGAGCGATATATTATTTATGAGGATAATGACCTAATAAATAAGTTATATGCGCGACGTAAATTTGTCGTTATTCAAGAGTGGCTCACAACATCTGCACGTCGTTATGAAGAAAATGGTATCTGGAAATTACAGTTTCACTTCTGGAGTATTTATGTGCGCAAATGGCTAGGCGCTAGTGCAGAAGATTTGCACAAATATTACCTCAACAAGATATCATAACAGGTTTATACCTCATCTGCTTTGCGGCCCCAGTCTGCAATTGCGTTTATAAGTGGTATAAGTGACTTTCCTAAATCTGTAAGCATATACTCAACTTTAAGTGGTGGCTTTGTAGTATAAACCTTTCTATCTATTATACCATCACTCTCTAGTGTTTTGAGCTGTAGGCTAAGTGTGCGCTCTGTCACAGAGGGCATTTGCTTGCGTAACTCACTATATCGTAAGGGACCTTCTATAAGATGGTAAATGATTACCGTTTTCCACTTACCTCCTATCACTCCCATCGTAAGACTTGTACAGCAAGGGTATTCTTTTCCTTTAAAAGTGTGCATCTCGATGTGTTAAATTAAACCTATACTTTTTGACCGTTCTTGCAAAGGTATATAACTATACATACTTTTGCTACTATACTTAATATAGTAAAAAAAATAAACGTTATGAGTTTTATAAATGCAATGCAAGAGCGCTACACTACAAAGGTGTATGACGAGACAAAAAAAATAGATCCTAAGCACATAGAGGAGCTTAAAGAAAGTTTACGACTAAGTCCTTCTTCTATAAATAGCCAGCCTTGGAAATTTACTTTTGTTTCTGATCAAGACATAAAAGAGAAGCTCTCTAAAGTATCTTGGATAAATACTGAGAAAGTAACAAAGAGTGATACTGTAGTTGTTTTTAGTAGAGTAGATGATTTATCACTTTTTGAAGAGCAAATCAAGAGAGAATTACCACAAGGAATGGTAGATTATTATAATGAGAACTTAAAACCCCTACCTAAAGAACAGATTACTTCTTGGTTTGATAAGCAAGTATACCTCTCTGTAGGTGTATTACTAAGTGCTTGTGCTGTTATGGGCATAGATGCTACCCCTATGGAAGGAATAGAGCCTGCAAACTATGACAAGATTATAGGAAACGATGGCTATGCAACCCTAGTTGCCGTAGCTATAGGATACAGAGATGAAGAGGATTTTAACCAACCTAGTAAAAATCCAAAATCAAGAATCGCATTAGACAAAGTGGTAGAAACTATATAGTCTCAACTACTTCGATTTTATTATACAAAGCGCTCCATACTGGGGCGCTTTTTTTTCGCTTTAAGCGAAAGAATTATTCATCAATAATAACTTCACCCGTAAAGAAGCTTTCTACCTCAACAACTGGTGGTGTATTTTTTAAAATCAAATTACCCGTACTACGCAACTCTCCTACTATAGATAATTGTGGTGCTAGTATCACATCATTAGTCCCCCTGTGGAAGATGGAGACATTTTGAACATCAAGATCTTCTAAGGGTAATCTACTATCACCATCTAGCAAGTTTATGGTAAGATTTGTCACACTTCCGTTTATGAAGAAATTAGACAATCCGTTGCATTGTAATAGCACATTTTCTGCGTCTAGTGTAAGATTAAAGTCACCATCTTTATGATAAAAGTCTTCTTCTATAAGGTCATCACTTACTAACCTGAGTGAGTTCCAGGTCAAGACACCCTCTGCCTCTACGGTTTGCCCGCTGCTATTACGTATTTGTTTTAAATCGGGATGACTCACATACACCTTTGATGTATCATAATCACGTATAATATTACAAGAAGCTGTGTTTTTAATTTTGAGTGTATTGTCCTCTACAAGAATTTCAAAATCTTCAAGTAAGTTTTCTCCAGTTTCTAGTCTTACCGAGATAACTGGAGCGTCTGTCACTATGAGTTGAGCACGCTCAAAGATGGTAATGCTATCAAAATCTGCTAGATCATACTCTTGTGTAATGATATCGCCTGTGGTTTTTAGACACGTAAGTGTATCTTCTGTATCACAAGAAATGATGCTTACAATGATTACTATTAGACTAGCTATATAAATGGAGTGTCTCATCTTATTAAAATCTATATCCTATACCAAACTCTACTGCCTCTGCTTTTGCACCGTGTGCTTTTACAACCATACTCCCTGCAAGATGTTTTCCAAAGGTTCTTTTTAAACCTAACCTATTGTAAAATCTCCCTTCAAAATCATAGGGGTAGTACACATAATAACCTAGTTGAGATACAAAAGAAAGCTCATTAAAGTGCAGCTCGTGTCCCACAAAAATCCCAAAACGCTTCCAGTCTTCATTACCCGTGACGTCACCATCTGGATATGCAATAGACTCATAACGTATGAGCTCTTTTAAAAAATTTGCAAAAAAAGCATCTACACCCGCCGTAAAGCTAGACTTGTGATTAACGCGCTTATCTACAAAGGCAGTAATGGTAACAAAACCATAGCGTGGTGAGTTATTTATATCGCTTTGATTTGCTCCACCGCGTAGAGTAAGGTTAAAATGTACAGGTTCTTTATAAGGAGTTTTTTCTCCCATAGGTATATACTCGGGAAACTCGGCCGCTTTTGGGAAGTAATTTAATCCTGCAGTAAACGCCCACGTATTTGTAGAATTATTTGGTGCCTTAAGATTTGCATTACTATAGTGTATAATTGTCACCCCTGCTTGAAAGCCTATATTTCTAAAAATATTATTTTTCTTATAGCTTAACTTAAGCATCGTGCTACTCAAGACTGTAGTGCCATATGCATTATTTATAAAATTAGTCTCCCTGTCATAGGGTTTTGTAGCAATCGCGAGACCCTGCCCTATTCTAAACTGCAAGCGCCTCTTCCAGTAATAAAAGTTATAATGTGCATACGCACTATATAGTTCTCCCAGATACTCATTTTTCATATCTTGGTACACAAAGGTGTACCCCACATCTGGAAAGTTGTAACGACGCTCCCAGGGTTCAAAACCATAGGTCTTTCGGTTATATGCCAGCATCACTCCAGTAGGGTGTTCTGTAATAAGGTGAGAAATATCTGGATTATGTTCTAAAATCGTTCCGCCAAAAAGGTCTGCCTCTACATCAAAGGGTCTTACTTTATCTTCTTGTGCAGTAGTGCAAATGCCGTAAAGAAGTACAAATACAATAGTAATGATGCGCATAGATGTAGGTTGTAATGATTTTTTAAACCTACGAAAAAATGTCTGCTATAGTTTGTCTAAAACCTACTATTTATAAAAGGTTTTTTACGCTTTCGCGAAAGCGTACCTATATCTATTAAACCCCTACAAGTCTTTATAAAATATAAGAGCCCGCTACGCTACCTATGTAGCGGGCTCTTGTAATATATGTGTTGCTCTTATTTACTGTTTACGTAAAAGGCGTGAATCACTCCAGGAAGCCAGCCTAATAGGGTAAGTAAGATGTTTATGAGAAGGTCTTTTCCGGCTCCTTTTTCTAACGCAACTGCTAGTGGCGGAAATAGAATGCTGAGTATAATTGTAATTAATGACATTGGTTACTTTTTTTTGGTTATTGTTTATACAAAGCTACAGATGAGACCATCTGTAAATTGCTAATTTTAAATTAATTGTATTGATTTTAACAAAAATCATAGCAATTTTTTAAAAATTTACAGTGTCTTAAAATTAACTAACCAATTAATCTTTTAGTACTATGAATATTTTTGAAGCAATTAGAAACGACCACGATATCCAGCGCGACTTATGCGATAGACTTACCTCAACCTCTGGTAAAAGCAGTGACAGAAAACAGCTCTGGAAAGCACTAAAAGAAGAATTAGAAATACACGCAGACGCAGAGGAAAGACATTTTTACAGTCCGCTTATACATAATGATATGATGCAGGAGCACGCTAGACACGGTATTGCAGAGCATCACGAGATGGATGAACTTATAGAAAAAATAGATGATACAGATATGGATTCTCCTGCCTGGCTTACTTATGCAAAACAGTTATGCGAGAAAGTCGAACATCATCTCGAAGACGAGGAGCATACCTTTTTTCAGCTAGCAGGTAAAGTACTCTCAGAAAATCAAAAGACAGATCTTGCTACTGCGTACCAAGATGCAATGAAAGAACGTAGATAATCAAAAATATTGGCCTATACCAAAGACAATTCCGCTGGTGGCATCTTGTGTTATACCATATCCATAGTCTACCCTAAAGGTTGCATTAAATATCTTTTTATGTATAAAACGTAGACCTAAACCTGGATAAATTCTTAAATTTTGATCATCACCAAAATCGCCAAAATCTCCCCCGGGATTGCGCCAAGAGCCAGCATCTACAAAGCCTACGCCTTGTATTGTAAACCAGTCTCTATCTGCTAGCGTTTGTCTATACTCTGCATTGAGTACTACCACACCAGTGCCTCTGTCTATCGTATTACCTACACCTCGTATATTAAGATTGTTATCTACAGAAAAGGGGGCAAAAGGAGAATCTGCATTTGTAGCAAGACCTAGACGCAATCGCGTTGCGATGTTTCCATCATAAATACCATCCTTATCTCGTATTCTCGCAAAATATCTAAAATCATTCCACCAGATGGTAAAATCTGGTAATGTTACCGCATTAGCCTGTACATATTGTACATTAAAAGTACTTTTAAAACCACTTACATACTGAAAGTCATACTTAAGAGCATCATACTCATAAATACCTTTAAGCAGGATTTTATCTACATTAAAGGCTTGTGGCACGCTCACGTCTGTGGCTCCATTGAGGTATAAATAATCTTCATTAAAGAAGTTAACACCTAACTCAACACGATGCTTAAAGTTAAAAGCATATAGACCTAAAATCTCTATCGAGGTGTTATTATACTTATAGTCTGCAGTACCATTATCTAAGAACACAGGTTCTTGAGTAGTAAGACTCTGAAAGTTTATCGCAAGTCCTACATTGTTATTAAATAAAAAAGGTGCTCTAAAATTTATACCATACGAGCTAAAAATATCTTTCTGATAAAACCCTCCAAAACCTATATTTCTTCCTAATAAATTATATTCATAAAGACCTAGCCTGTATGCAAACTCATCATCATTAGTCGTGTAAAGATTTACTTGTGGATTTATGGTAATATTTTCCTCTATGTTATAAAAAACATTATAGAAGTTATCGTGTGACTTAAAAACCTGAAAATAAGAGTGAGCAACTGCTGGAAGTCTTTTAAGGCGTATTATATCTTGATTTATCACTGCAGAGTCTAATGCAACTCCCGGTTTTATATCACTTATGAGTTTTATAAAACTAGGTTTAAGCCTTTTTGAGCCTTGTACTTTAAGGTCTAGCACTTTAACCTCTTGTCCAGCAAGCTGTACAGCGGTAATGCAACATACCATTAAAATCAATACTCTCTGTAACACTTTACATCATTATAAAAGAATCTCTCTACCTATTAAAAGTACTGCCCTATCCCAAAGACAAGACCACTGTTTTGTGACGCTCCTAGGCCTACGCCATAGTCTAGTCGTATAACTGCATTAAATATACGTTTATGTATAAAACGCACCCCTGCTCCAGAGTATACCTCAAGAGCATCACCACTTACAAGGTTATCTAGCGGTTGCCTAGCCTCTCTTAATGTCCCTCCATCTACAAAGGCATTACCCTGTAGTACAAACCAGCCTCTCTCTAGCAGCGTGTGGCGGTACTCTGTATTTATAAATATAAAACTCGTACCCCTCGCTATATCATTACCAGCCCCACGTAAGTTAAACTGATTATCTACAGTAAATGGCGCAAAATCAGACTCATTAAAAGAGGCAAACCCTAATTGTAATCTACTTGCCCAGTTACCTTTACTTCCTATTCTTTTAAAATATTCGGTTGTATTAACTCCTATAAAAGAGTCGTCAAGTAAGCCCTCACCTCCATTAACATATCTTGCATCAAGTAAGTTTCTAAAACCAGAAACATACTGATAATCTATGTCTAAAAAATTTGTCTCATACTCTGCTCGCACAGCAATTTTTGAAGCCTCTAGATTGTTTGGAAAGGTAGCATCTATCTCAGTATCGTTTGCAGCATACTGCTCGTTAAATATAGTAACTCCTAGCTCTACTTTATTATGAAAGTCGATTTCGTAAAGTCCGTAAATTTCAGCCCCAGCCCTATCTTTTTTATAATTAAGAGTAGTTGTATCAAAGTAAATGGGCTCAAAAGTGACATCTTTAATGTAATTTACACCTAGCCCTAACTTGTTTGTGAATAAAAATGGGGCCTCCCAGTAAACTCCGTAAGAATTAAAAACATCACGCTGGTAAAAGCCACCCACAATCTGGCTCTGGCCTAAGAAGTTAAATTCAAATACACTTAGTCTAAAGGCAAAACTTCCATCATTTGCCTCAGAGATACGTATACCCGGTATAATTGTAAAATTTTCTACAATATCATAAGTGACTTCTATAGCACCATTACGTACCTCAGCTATAATAGCGGTGGCTTTTGCAATAGCAGGAAGTCTATTAAAACGTTCTACATCTGTAGCTACTTTAAGCGAGTCGTAAGGAGATGCTACTTCTGTTTTTATTAGTCTTCTTAACAGTGACTCATCTACTTTTTTTAACCCTTTAAAGGTGATTCTTTCTACTTGCTGCTTTTGAGCAAAAACAAGGTAAGGCAGTAAGAACAGACATAGATATATAATTTGTTTCATAG harbors:
- a CDS encoding winged helix-turn-helix transcriptional regulator, with protein sequence MHTFKGKEYPCCTSLTMGVIGGKWKTVIIYHLIEGPLRYSELRKQMPSVTERTLSLQLKTLESDGIIDRKVYTTKPPLKVEYMLTDLGKSLIPLINAIADWGRKADEV
- a CDS encoding nitroreductase family protein translates to MSFINAMQERYTTKVYDETKKIDPKHIEELKESLRLSPSSINSQPWKFTFVSDQDIKEKLSKVSWINTEKVTKSDTVVVFSRVDDLSLFEEQIKRELPQGMVDYYNENLKPLPKEQITSWFDKQVYLSVGVLLSACAVMGIDATPMEGIEPANYDKIIGNDGYATLVAVAIGYRDEEDFNQPSKNPKSRIALDKVVETI
- a CDS encoding head GIN domain-containing protein, producing MRHSIYIASLIVIIVSIISCDTEDTLTCLKTTGDIITQEYDLADFDSITIFERAQLIVTDAPVISVRLETGENLLEDFEILVEDNTLKIKNTASCNIIRDYDTSKVYVSHPDLKQIRNSSGQTVEAEGVLTWNSLRLVSDDLIEEDFYHKDGDFNLTLDAENVLLQCNGLSNFFINGSVTNLTINLLDGDSRLPLEDLDVQNVSIFHRGTNDVILAPQLSIVGELRSTGNLILKNTPPVVEVESFFTGEVIIDE
- a CDS encoding acyloxyacyl hydrolase; this translates as MRIITIVFVLLYGICTTAQEDKVRPFDVEADLFGGTILEHNPDISHLITEHPTGVMLAYNRKTYGFEPWERRYNFPDVGYTFVYQDMKNEYLGELYSAYAHYNFYYWKRRLQFRIGQGLAIATKPYDRETNFINNAYGTTVLSSTMLKLSYKKNNIFRNIGFQAGVTIIHYSNANLKAPNNSTNTWAFTAGLNYFPKAAEFPEYIPMGEKTPYKEPVHFNLTLRGGANQSDINNSPRYGFVTITAFVDKRVNHKSSFTAGVDAFFANFLKELIRYESIAYPDGDVTGNEDWKRFGIFVGHELHFNELSFVSQLGYYVYYPYDFEGRFYNRLGLKRTFGKHLAGSMVVKAHGAKAEAVEFGIGYRF
- a CDS encoding YqaE/Pmp3 family membrane protein; translated protein: MSLITIILSILFPPLAVALEKGAGKDLLINILLTLLGWLPGVIHAFYVNSK
- a CDS encoding hemerythrin domain-containing protein, which translates into the protein MNIFEAIRNDHDIQRDLCDRLTSTSGKSSDRKQLWKALKEELEIHADAEERHFYSPLIHNDMMQEHARHGIAEHHEMDELIEKIDDTDMDSPAWLTYAKQLCEKVEHHLEDEEHTFFQLAGKVLSENQKTDLATAYQDAMKERR
- a CDS encoding outer membrane protein assembly factor, whose product is MLQRVLILMVCCITAVQLAGQEVKVLDLKVQGSKRLKPSFIKLISDIKPGVALDSAVINQDIIRLKRLPAVAHSYFQVFKSHDNFYNVFYNIEENITINPQVNLYTTNDDEFAYRLGLYEYNLLGRNIGFGGFYQKDIFSSYGINFRAPFLFNNNVGLAINFQSLTTQEPVFLDNGTADYKYNNTSIEILGLYAFNFKHRVELGVNFFNEDYLYLNGATDVSVPQAFNVDKILLKGIYEYDALKYDFQYVSGFKSTFNVQYVQANAVTLPDFTIWWNDFRYFARIRDKDGIYDGNIATRLRLGLATNADSPFAPFSVDNNLNIRGVGNTIDRGTGVVVLNAEYRQTLADRDWFTIQGVGFVDAGSWRNPGGDFGDFGDDQNLRIYPGLGLRFIHKKIFNATFRVDYGYGITQDATSGIVFGIGQYF
- a CDS encoding POTRA domain-containing protein, yielding MKQIIYLCLFLLPYLVFAQKQQVERITFKGLKKVDESLLRRLIKTEVASPYDSLKVATDVERFNRLPAIAKATAIIAEVRNGAIEVTYDIVENFTIIPGIRISEANDGSFAFRLSVFEFNFLGQSQIVGGFYQRDVFNSYGVYWEAPFLFTNKLGLGVNYIKDVTFEPIYFDTTTLNYKKDRAGAEIYGLYEIDFHNKVELGVTIFNEQYAANDTEIDATFPNNLEASKIAVRAEYETNFLDIDYQYVSGFRNLLDARYVNGGEGLLDDSFIGVNTTEYFKRIGSKGNWASRLQLGFASFNESDFAPFTVDNQFNLRGAGNDIARGTSFIFINTEYRHTLLERGWFVLQGNAFVDGGTLREARQPLDNLVSGDALEVYSGAGVRFIHKRIFNAVIRLDYGVGLGASQNSGLVFGIGQYF